A section of the Bacillaceae bacterium S4-13-56 genome encodes:
- a CDS encoding O-acetylhomoserine aminocarboxypropyltransferase/cysteine synthase family protein, with protein MTLPFDKYDPETLLLHGGQQPDPTTGSRAVPIYQTTSYVFRDTEHAQNLFSLAEPGNIYSRIMNPTVDALEQRIALLEDGVAAVATSSGMAAITLSILNIAGAGDEIVASTNLYGGTYNLFATTLPRYGIKVNFVEGTNPEDFRAAITPNTKAVYAEIIGNPSLHVLDVEALADIAHDHEIPLIVDSTFATPYGCKPISWGADIVVHSATKWIGGHGTSIGGIVVDGGRFDWNNPKFPGFTEPDPSYNGIRYAQDLGPLAFAIKLRVQLLRDIGACISPHNAFLLLQGLETLHLRMKQHNENSLEVAQYLEEHEGVEWVSYPGLENHPSHELAKKYLNHGFGSIVVFGIKGGRDAGRKLVDSIHLWSHVANVGDAKSLIIHPASTTHQQLSAEDLVKTGVTEDLIRLSIGLESTKDILEDLNQAIEKANGISKPVISTQGSHVKKILASSLDRSEGQVRLKVIQLLDTPVTEGQKAELQKLKRLGFRVVTEPTDEKVDVALAFTSEAGLRNAGSVTSGLLWIEEPTTVEVNAQDVEVVTGKSLYKNAQELRQGLLSKLPPVHA; from the coding sequence ATGACTTTACCTTTTGACAAGTACGATCCGGAAACACTTCTTTTACATGGAGGACAGCAGCCTGACCCAACTACAGGTTCAAGAGCCGTTCCGATCTATCAAACTACCTCTTATGTTTTTCGCGACACGGAGCATGCCCAAAACTTGTTCTCACTCGCTGAACCTGGAAACATCTATTCACGAATAATGAACCCAACTGTTGATGCATTGGAACAGCGCATCGCCTTGTTGGAGGATGGTGTTGCTGCAGTAGCAACATCCTCAGGGATGGCTGCCATCACGCTTTCGATTCTAAATATTGCAGGTGCCGGGGATGAAATTGTAGCCTCTACTAATCTATATGGAGGTACATATAATTTATTTGCAACCACCCTTCCTCGATACGGGATCAAAGTAAATTTTGTTGAAGGAACGAATCCGGAAGATTTCCGTGCAGCCATTACTCCTAATACAAAAGCTGTGTACGCTGAAATTATCGGTAATCCAAGTTTACATGTCCTAGATGTGGAAGCACTTGCCGATATAGCCCATGATCATGAGATTCCCCTCATTGTTGACAGTACTTTTGCTACTCCATATGGATGTAAGCCAATCTCCTGGGGAGCCGATATTGTCGTACACTCAGCGACTAAATGGATTGGAGGCCACGGGACTTCTATTGGAGGGATTGTCGTTGACGGAGGACGCTTTGATTGGAATAATCCAAAATTCCCTGGTTTCACTGAGCCTGACCCGAGTTACAATGGCATTCGTTATGCACAGGATCTTGGACCACTGGCCTTTGCCATTAAATTAAGAGTTCAATTATTACGTGATATTGGAGCATGCATCAGTCCACATAATGCTTTCTTATTGCTTCAAGGTTTAGAAACGTTACATCTTCGTATGAAGCAGCATAATGAAAATTCCTTAGAGGTAGCCCAGTACTTAGAGGAGCATGAAGGCGTTGAATGGGTAAGCTACCCAGGTTTAGAGAATCACCCTTCTCATGAACTAGCTAAAAAATATTTAAATCACGGCTTTGGGTCCATTGTAGTATTTGGTATAAAAGGCGGTCGCGATGCCGGTCGCAAATTAGTAGATTCTATTCATCTATGGTCTCATGTCGCCAATGTAGGTGATGCTAAGTCACTAATTATTCATCCAGCATCCACTACCCATCAGCAGCTTTCTGCAGAGGATTTAGTGAAAACTGGAGTAACTGAGGACTTAATTCGATTATCCATCGGTCTGGAATCTACAAAGGATATTTTAGAGGACCTCAACCAGGCGATAGAAAAAGCAAACGGAATATCAAAACCTGTTATTTCTACACAAGGGAGCCATGTGAAAAAAATTCTTGCTTCCTCTCTAGACCGTTCTGAAGGTCAAGTTCGTCTTAAAGTCATTCAACTATTGGATACTCCTGTTACGGAAGGACAAAAAGCAGAATTACAGAAGTTAAAACGTCTCGGATTTAGAGTAGTAACTGAACCGACTGATGAAAAAGTAGACGTTGCTCTAGCGTTCACATCAGAGGCAGGATTAAGAAATGCAGGTTCCGTTACAAGTGGTCTACTTTGGATAGAAGAACCTACAACTGTTGAGGTAAATGCCCAAGATGTAGAAGTGGTTACAGGAAAAAGTCTTTATAAAAATGCTCAGGAATTGAGACAGGGACTTTTGTCTAAATTACCTCCTGTGCATGCCTGA
- a CDS encoding acyl--CoA ligase: MKREELIAPEHYNIVQEIERYAEDPQRVALKWENESGEKKEITYQQLVREVNKIGSVFNRHGLLKGDKVLVLIPRVIEAYQVYLAALKLGVVVIPSSEMLRSKDLEYRIQHGEVKGIICYQPFLEQFESLDTTNLLTFAVENSSDNLPDGWISLNKESQKEPDVLAMVDTHRDDMAFLSYTSGTTGNPKGVVHSHGWGYAHLKTAAEKWLAIEDGDVVWATAGPGWQKWIWSPFLSVLGTGATGFIYNGKFNPVKYLQLLDKYEVNVLCCTPTEYRLMAKVEGLDQFSLTHLHSAVSAGEPLNREVIDTFQKYFNITVRDGYGQTENTLLLGVTKGMEVKPGSMGRPTPGNQVEIVDELGEPVEVGEVGDIAVHVDSPALFKHYYKDPERTKMSFRKDYYITGDQAKKDEDGYFWFEGRSDDIIISSGYTIGPFEVEDALVKHPHVQECAVVASPDEIRGQVVKAFVVLKDGIVGNDDLVSELQDHVKTLTAPYKYPRKIEFIEELPKTTSGKIRRVILREQEKNKVRQ, encoded by the coding sequence GTGAAAAGAGAAGAGCTAATAGCCCCAGAACATTATAATATTGTTCAAGAAATTGAGCGGTATGCGGAAGATCCTCAGAGGGTAGCGTTAAAGTGGGAAAATGAAAGTGGAGAAAAGAAAGAGATTACTTACCAACAACTTGTAAGGGAGGTCAATAAAATTGGAAGCGTTTTCAATAGGCACGGTTTACTAAAAGGGGACAAGGTGTTGGTTCTTATTCCAAGAGTCATTGAAGCTTACCAAGTATATTTGGCAGCCCTGAAGTTAGGAGTTGTAGTCATACCAAGTTCCGAGATGCTCCGTAGCAAAGATTTGGAATATCGAATTCAGCATGGGGAAGTAAAAGGTATTATTTGCTATCAACCTTTTCTGGAGCAATTTGAATCATTGGATACGACAAATCTACTAACTTTTGCTGTTGAAAACTCTTCTGATAACCTACCAGATGGATGGATTTCATTAAATAAAGAAAGTCAGAAGGAACCGGATGTACTAGCTATGGTGGATACCCACAGAGATGATATGGCCTTTTTATCGTATACCTCAGGAACCACAGGCAACCCAAAAGGAGTTGTTCACAGCCACGGATGGGGATATGCTCATTTGAAAACGGCAGCTGAAAAATGGTTAGCCATTGAGGATGGAGATGTCGTGTGGGCTACAGCAGGACCAGGATGGCAAAAGTGGATTTGGAGTCCGTTCCTTTCTGTATTGGGAACAGGTGCTACTGGCTTTATTTATAACGGAAAATTTAATCCAGTGAAATACCTACAATTGCTCGATAAGTATGAGGTCAATGTGTTATGTTGCACGCCAACGGAATATCGACTTATGGCGAAGGTGGAGGGATTGGATCAATTTAGTCTTACTCATCTTCATAGTGCTGTGTCTGCTGGAGAGCCATTAAATCGCGAAGTTATAGATACGTTCCAAAAATATTTCAATATTACTGTCCGTGATGGCTACGGGCAAACTGAAAATACTCTTTTGTTAGGTGTCACGAAGGGAATGGAGGTTAAACCGGGATCAATGGGCAGACCAACTCCAGGAAATCAAGTAGAAATAGTAGATGAACTTGGCGAACCTGTTGAGGTTGGAGAGGTAGGCGATATCGCTGTCCACGTCGATAGCCCAGCTCTATTTAAGCATTATTATAAAGATCCTGAAAGGACAAAAATGTCTTTTCGAAAAGATTATTATATAACGGGAGACCAGGCAAAAAAGGATGAGGATGGATACTTCTGGTTTGAAGGGAGAAGTGACGATATCATCATTAGTTCTGGCTATACCATTGGACCATTTGAAGTGGAGGATGCTTTGGTTAAACATCCTCATGTACAAGAATGTGCAGTCGTTGCAAGTCCTGATGAAATCCGAGGTCAAGTTGTGAAAGCTTTTGTAGTATTAAAGGATGGAATAGTTGGCAATGACGATTTAGTTTCAGAATTACAAGATCACGTTAAAACATTAACTGCTCCATATAAATACCCAAGAAAAATTGAGTTCATTGAAGAACTTCCAAAAACAACATCTGGAAAAATTCGACGTGTCATTTTACGTGAACAAGAGAAAAACAAAGTTCGTCAGTAA
- a CDS encoding molecular chaperone TorD family protein, which yields MYIKESLHPYIHRMSFYHLFGKCFYYSPLHLNWTYLLEYDALQLKLEGLGEGGRKLRHYIQAFQDKSKEERSRIVQLEHQEYLRLFHGMDPIAAPRESFYRAESPLVLEECYKNYGYIPDPKYPDHISLELDFLSFMTYHYLELGQNEKYRNAVLFFSENHLLKWAPEFAEEVYFQTNSPFYKAISLLFLNFLSDEKEFVLSEKEITLN from the coding sequence ATGTATATTAAAGAGTCCCTGCATCCTTATATCCACAGAATGTCTTTCTATCATTTGTTTGGTAAATGTTTTTACTATTCCCCTCTCCACCTCAATTGGACGTACCTTCTTGAATATGATGCTCTTCAACTTAAACTAGAGGGATTAGGCGAGGGTGGAAGAAAACTTCGTCATTATATCCAGGCTTTTCAGGACAAAAGTAAGGAGGAGCGTAGTCGAATAGTTCAATTAGAACATCAAGAATATTTGCGTCTTTTTCATGGAATGGATCCTATCGCTGCTCCTAGAGAATCTTTTTACCGCGCGGAATCGCCTCTCGTGTTGGAAGAATGCTATAAAAATTATGGCTATATTCCAGACCCTAAGTACCCCGACCATATCTCATTAGAACTCGATTTTCTTTCATTTATGACATATCACTATTTAGAATTAGGCCAAAATGAAAAATATCGAAATGCTGTCCTCTTCTTTTCAGAAAACCACTTATTAAAATGGGCTCCTGAATTTGCCGAAGAAGTGTACTTTCAAACAAACAGTCCATTTTATAAAGCGATCAGCTTACTATTCTTAAACTTTCTTAGTGATGAAAAAGAATTTGTCCTATCTGAAAAAGAAATTACCTTGAACTAA
- a CDS encoding DEAD/DEAH box helicase, with the protein MIRVSKNELLDMAGWTLFTRGEKYYRSGAVMESFKLKTSKGHEVHTEVQGSEMYHVILKFDQYGTYQGGRCECPAYAGGYVVCKHMVASLLHAANAYKSTPQRAIPSTQEGRSLIEKVLSSVEEDRINDEESGHLETKYLEELAVEFEIIIPFLRYSSSLSEFDIKLKIGPKDSRAYVVHDPVNFFRAIKMGEAYTFTSKFTFDPTTQKIPDPEREVLSMLEELVDWYRWVSNKEMMYSSPRIKEISVPPHRFQSVLDGLQQCGNVFMRNGKIDRRLKVEKESFPHTFTLEEKDGYYLLSVSRSELPSMILGNTNYLLNNSTIYEMNQELRQSVVPLYQHLSARPEDQQPLTKSQLEQLIGTLFPTLQKYNLLQMDDQLHQKIKMVDCRPELTFDVDEDGIRGEIFFNYGDLQISPFEDSTHSSKTEIIVRDMKKERKVMELIEQSDFRYNGKELTMDDEYSMGDFYYRILPTLEKHCEVHWNEHGESLFMDRVPNVELSLDVDEGNNWFEIGFKTDDLPEEEIISFLQSVREKRSFHRLSTGQYIPIESEEWLEALSILDQVGAGATDFSHGKIQLPKYRALQIEDPSIGKSFISKSRAYEQLLEAISHPETMDVQPPQGINATLRDYQIYGFQWMNALAAYGFGGILADEMGLGKTIQALSFILSQKEKKRDCPPFLIVAPASLVYNWKKEAEHFTPQLKITLVNGTKQDRRNALEKGEETDLFITSYPLLRRDAELYQDHFFQGIILDEAQAFKNDTSLTYKSVLRLRGAVSFALSGTPVENRAEELWALFSVIMPGILPKKEQFSSLEPKSIHRRISPFVLRRTKKEVLPELPEKINNSRYTDLSKEQRKLYVGYLHKVQEETKSELAKEGFQRSRMSILSKLTRLRQLCCHPSLFIENYTGTSGKLEELRELMVEARENGQRVLIFSQFTSMLAIIKEVMEKEGYTYFYLDGSTPGKERVQLTERFNEGEGDVFLISLKAGGTGLNLTGADTVVLYDLWWNPAVENQAADRAHRIGQKKVVQVIKLIAQGTIEEKIQELQEKKQHLFDTLIQTGDTRITNLSEEDIREILDMT; encoded by the coding sequence ATGATTCGTGTAAGTAAGAATGAACTTTTAGATATGGCTGGATGGACATTGTTCACCCGTGGAGAAAAATACTATCGCAGTGGTGCGGTTATGGAAAGTTTTAAATTAAAGACTTCTAAGGGACATGAGGTCCATACAGAAGTTCAAGGAAGCGAAATGTATCATGTGATTTTAAAATTTGATCAATATGGAACTTACCAAGGAGGACGATGTGAGTGCCCTGCATACGCAGGTGGATATGTGGTGTGTAAGCACATGGTAGCTTCTCTTTTGCATGCAGCCAATGCCTATAAAAGCACTCCACAACGAGCCATTCCGTCCACTCAAGAGGGGAGAAGTTTAATTGAAAAGGTCCTATCTTCTGTTGAAGAAGATAGGATAAACGACGAAGAATCTGGCCACTTGGAAACGAAATATCTAGAGGAATTAGCCGTTGAATTTGAAATAATTATCCCTTTCTTAAGGTATAGTTCATCCTTAAGTGAGTTTGACATAAAATTAAAAATAGGACCAAAGGATAGTCGAGCCTATGTTGTTCACGATCCAGTGAATTTTTTCCGAGCTATAAAAATGGGGGAGGCATACACTTTTACCTCTAAATTCACCTTTGATCCAACAACACAAAAGATACCTGATCCTGAACGGGAAGTTTTGTCTATGTTAGAGGAATTGGTGGATTGGTATCGTTGGGTAAGTAATAAAGAAATGATGTATTCTTCCCCTCGTATAAAAGAGATTTCTGTTCCTCCCCATCGCTTTCAGAGTGTATTAGATGGTTTACAGCAATGTGGAAATGTTTTTATGCGAAATGGGAAAATAGATAGACGCTTAAAAGTGGAAAAAGAAAGTTTTCCACATACTTTTACATTAGAAGAAAAAGACGGTTATTATCTTCTTTCCGTTAGTCGTTCGGAACTTCCAAGTATGATTTTAGGAAACACAAATTACCTATTAAATAACTCAACTATTTATGAGATGAATCAAGAACTCCGACAATCAGTAGTTCCTCTTTATCAACATTTAAGTGCTCGCCCGGAGGACCAACAACCATTGACAAAGAGTCAGCTTGAACAGTTAATTGGAACGCTGTTTCCTACTTTACAAAAGTATAATCTCCTTCAGATGGATGATCAATTACACCAAAAAATTAAAATGGTGGATTGTCGTCCTGAACTGACGTTCGATGTAGATGAAGATGGTATTCGAGGAGAAATATTTTTTAACTATGGAGACCTTCAAATTTCACCTTTTGAGGATTCTACTCATTCTTCTAAAACGGAAATCATTGTGAGGGATATGAAAAAAGAAAGAAAAGTGATGGAACTTATCGAGCAAAGTGACTTCCGATATAACGGAAAAGAATTAACTATGGATGATGAGTATTCCATGGGGGACTTTTATTATCGTATTCTTCCCACACTTGAAAAGCATTGTGAGGTCCATTGGAATGAACACGGTGAAAGTTTATTCATGGATCGAGTTCCGAATGTTGAGCTTTCTCTAGACGTCGATGAGGGAAATAATTGGTTTGAAATTGGTTTTAAAACTGATGATTTACCGGAGGAAGAAATCATCTCGTTTCTTCAATCAGTAAGGGAAAAACGATCTTTTCACCGATTAAGTACGGGGCAGTATATTCCTATTGAAAGCGAGGAATGGCTGGAGGCTTTATCTATTCTTGACCAAGTGGGAGCTGGAGCTACTGATTTCTCACATGGGAAAATACAGTTGCCCAAATATCGTGCGCTTCAAATTGAGGACCCATCAATTGGAAAATCATTTATTAGCAAGTCCAGAGCCTATGAACAATTGTTAGAAGCCATATCTCACCCTGAAACTATGGATGTTCAGCCTCCTCAAGGAATAAATGCTACCTTAAGAGACTATCAGATCTACGGATTTCAGTGGATGAATGCTCTTGCAGCGTATGGTTTTGGAGGAATATTAGCTGATGAAATGGGGTTGGGGAAAACCATTCAAGCTTTATCTTTCATTTTGTCACAAAAAGAAAAAAAGAGGGATTGTCCACCGTTTCTAATAGTTGCTCCTGCCTCATTAGTTTACAATTGGAAAAAAGAAGCGGAACATTTTACACCTCAGTTAAAAATAACACTAGTGAACGGAACAAAACAGGACCGAAGAAATGCTCTCGAAAAGGGGGAAGAGACGGACTTATTTATCACTTCCTATCCCTTACTAAGAAGGGATGCAGAACTCTATCAAGATCATTTCTTCCAAGGGATCATTTTGGATGAGGCTCAAGCCTTTAAGAATGACACTTCCCTTACTTATAAATCTGTTCTAAGGCTTCGAGGAGCTGTGTCTTTTGCCTTAAGTGGAACACCTGTTGAAAATAGGGCAGAAGAGCTTTGGGCCTTGTTTTCCGTTATCATGCCGGGCATTCTGCCGAAAAAGGAACAATTTTCTTCCCTGGAGCCCAAAAGTATTCATCGAAGAATATCTCCTTTTGTCCTAAGAAGAACGAAAAAAGAAGTTTTACCAGAATTACCAGAGAAAATTAACAATTCACGTTATACAGATTTGTCAAAGGAACAAAGAAAGCTTTATGTAGGGTATCTTCACAAGGTGCAAGAGGAAACAAAATCGGAATTGGCAAAAGAAGGTTTCCAAAGAAGCAGAATGAGCATTCTGAGTAAATTAACAAGACTTCGTCAGTTGTGTTGTCATCCTTCTCTTTTCATTGAAAATTACACTGGGACTTCAGGAAAATTAGAAGAACTACGTGAGCTGATGGTAGAGGCTCGAGAAAACGGGCAAAGAGTCCTTATCTTCTCCCAATTTACGTCCATGCTTGCTATTATTAAAGAAGTCATGGAAAAGGAAGGGTACACTTACTTTTATCTGGATGGAAGCACTCCGGGAAAAGAGCGTGTGCAATTAACAGAAAGGTTTAATGAGGGGGAAGGGGATGTCTTCTTAATTTCTCTAAAAGCTGGAGGGACAGGGCTTAACCTTACAGGCGCCGACACGGTTGTCTTGTATGACTTGTGGTGGAACCCCGCAGTTGAAAACCAGGCGGCAGACCGTGCCCACCGAATAGGCCAGAAGAAGGTGGTTCAAGTCATCAAGCTGATTGCTCAAGGAACGATTGAAGAAAAAATCCAAGAGCTTCAAGAGAAAAAACAACATTTATTTGATACTTTAATTCAGACCGGAGATACTA